Proteins encoded by one window of Chondromyces crocatus:
- a CDS encoding tetratricopeptide repeat protein, producing MRPRSAAHLITSLLALLVVASPRAALAQTSSRADVQLSPAERLEQAKILFRRGNALLTAGDEQGALEHFLRSRELVPSYQNTRNAASCLDNLGRPDEALDMYESLLDGFGDQLGDADRDQLTARMRELLARTARVFIIANVEGTVFVDDRPRGTLPLKRFLRLSAGWRNIRVSQRGYRSFTTTADVQPNVDMLIEASLGPLEQETSLPHRDPREPAHAMPGWFLQAHGGYVVGPSLGSNAEVAVQRTCAGVACPGAAGVHLGLRLGYLTSFGLGIEISAGYLDLSSTFQRTIAIPRPKQPASVLATYTLDHELLLRGSYAGAGLSYRLPIGWRLSGLGRMTAMLASAQSADRVSGIGRSANLDEEAPLVVEDRDQVLRSAPVLLSPEIGVEAAWGRLRLALSIAALILPSQGPRFSGRRVGVDATCPGPGVNSVERLACMPDSNALSREPAYGAFLLWTPQLAVAATF from the coding sequence GTGCGCCCGCGCTCCGCCGCGCACCTCATCACGTCGCTCCTGGCCCTGCTCGTGGTGGCGTCCCCGCGCGCCGCCCTCGCTCAGACGTCGTCCCGAGCCGACGTCCAGCTCTCCCCCGCGGAGCGCCTGGAGCAGGCGAAGATCCTCTTCCGACGCGGAAACGCGCTGCTCACGGCGGGTGACGAGCAAGGCGCTCTCGAACACTTCCTCCGCTCCCGCGAGCTGGTCCCCTCGTACCAGAACACGCGCAACGCCGCGAGCTGCCTGGACAACCTCGGCCGACCCGACGAGGCGCTCGACATGTACGAGTCCCTGCTCGACGGGTTCGGCGACCAGCTCGGCGACGCGGACCGAGATCAGCTCACGGCCCGCATGAGGGAGCTGCTCGCCCGCACCGCCCGCGTCTTCATCATCGCCAACGTCGAGGGCACCGTCTTCGTCGACGACAGGCCGCGTGGCACCCTCCCGCTGAAGCGCTTCCTCAGGCTCTCCGCCGGGTGGCGCAACATCCGGGTCTCGCAGAGAGGCTACCGCTCCTTCACGACGACCGCCGACGTCCAGCCGAACGTCGACATGCTCATCGAGGCCTCGCTGGGACCGCTCGAACAGGAGACCTCCCTCCCCCACCGAGATCCACGCGAACCAGCGCATGCGATGCCAGGCTGGTTCTTGCAAGCCCACGGCGGGTACGTCGTCGGGCCCAGCCTCGGCAGCAACGCCGAGGTGGCCGTCCAGCGGACGTGCGCTGGCGTCGCCTGCCCTGGCGCCGCTGGCGTCCACCTCGGCCTGCGCCTCGGTTACCTGACGAGCTTCGGCCTCGGCATCGAGATCAGCGCCGGCTACCTCGACCTGTCCTCGACCTTCCAGCGCACGATCGCAATCCCTCGACCCAAGCAGCCCGCCTCGGTGCTGGCCACGTACACGCTCGACCACGAGCTGCTCCTGCGCGGCTCCTATGCGGGCGCAGGCCTGAGCTACCGCCTCCCGATCGGGTGGAGGCTCTCGGGGCTCGGGCGCATGACCGCGATGCTCGCTTCCGCGCAGTCCGCGGACCGTGTGAGTGGCATCGGGCGCAGCGCGAACCTCGACGAAGAGGCTCCCCTGGTGGTCGAGGATCGCGACCAGGTGCTCCGCTCGGCCCCGGTGCTCCTCAGCCCCGAGATCGGGGTGGAGGCCGCATGGGGACGCCTGCGCCTCGCCCTCTCGATCGCGGCGCTCATCCTCCCCTCGCAGGGACCCCGGTTCAGCGGTCGCAGGGTGGGGGTGGACGCGACCTGCCCCGGGCCAGGCGTCAACAGCGTCGAGCGCCTCGCCTGCATGCCCGACTCGAACGCGCTCAGCAGGGAGCCCGCCTACGGCGCTTTCCTGCTCTGGACGCCCCAGCTCGCCGTCGCCGCCACCTTCTGA
- a CDS encoding sigma-54-dependent Fis family transcriptional regulator, with translation MGRRLSASAGELELVVAAGTELTVHPLPASGRVTLGRGADCDLRIDDASVSRRHAVLDLGPPLRIEDLASANGTVVRKGRESAERAETNELRPRSGAVFELTLGDRILLGTIVAVVRRRGAAGRGGQVDPLERAAPVAQDPAMKRLYEDAGRAAQGTISVLLLGETGVGKEVLAREIHRRSPRAKGPFVVIDCAGLAGSVLEGELFGHERGAFTGATEARAGLFELAEGGTAFLDEIGELPAPLQMKLLRVLEERTVMRVGGRAPRRVDVRFVGATNRDLAVEVEAGTFRRDLYYRVSGMALEIPPLRARPADLPELCARFVEEACMKLDRPPLRLSEQAQARLATHRWPGNVRELRNAMEHAVLLCSGEVIEVPHLPPAVRLGGAAERAERAEGEKAEEVEGSGMHPSKGAPVNPPSGASVQELRAALDAMERQRIIDALDRCGGNQTRAAEELGISRRTLVSRLGEYGLPRPRKRGAE, from the coding sequence ATGGGTCGGAGGCTGTCCGCCAGCGCCGGGGAGCTAGAGCTCGTCGTGGCTGCAGGGACGGAGCTGACGGTGCATCCGTTGCCTGCATCGGGTCGCGTGACCCTCGGTCGCGGCGCGGACTGTGACCTTCGCATCGACGACGCGTCGGTCTCGCGGCGCCACGCCGTGCTCGATCTCGGGCCGCCGCTGAGGATCGAGGATCTGGCCAGCGCCAACGGGACGGTGGTGCGCAAGGGGCGGGAGTCCGCCGAGCGCGCCGAGACGAACGAGCTGCGTCCCCGGAGCGGTGCGGTCTTCGAGCTGACGCTCGGGGACCGGATCCTGCTGGGGACCATCGTGGCCGTGGTGCGGCGGCGAGGGGCTGCCGGGAGAGGGGGTCAGGTCGACCCGCTCGAGCGCGCGGCGCCAGTGGCCCAGGACCCGGCGATGAAGCGGCTCTACGAGGACGCTGGGCGCGCCGCGCAGGGGACGATCAGCGTGCTGCTCCTCGGGGAGACGGGGGTCGGCAAGGAGGTGCTCGCCCGGGAGATTCACCGGCGCTCGCCGCGCGCGAAGGGGCCCTTCGTGGTCATCGACTGCGCAGGGCTGGCCGGGTCGGTGCTCGAAGGCGAGCTGTTCGGGCACGAGCGTGGCGCCTTCACGGGGGCCACCGAGGCGCGAGCGGGGCTGTTCGAGCTGGCCGAGGGAGGGACGGCCTTTCTGGACGAGATCGGGGAGCTCCCTGCACCCCTCCAGATGAAGCTCTTGCGCGTGCTGGAGGAGCGCACGGTGATGCGGGTGGGGGGAAGGGCGCCGCGCCGGGTGGACGTGCGGTTCGTGGGGGCGACCAACCGGGATCTAGCCGTGGAGGTGGAGGCGGGCACGTTCCGGCGGGACCTGTACTACCGGGTGAGCGGGATGGCGCTCGAGATCCCGCCGCTGCGCGCGCGCCCGGCCGATCTGCCCGAGCTCTGCGCGCGCTTCGTGGAGGAGGCCTGCATGAAGCTCGACAGGCCCCCGCTCCGGCTCTCCGAGCAGGCGCAGGCCCGCCTCGCCACGCACCGCTGGCCAGGGAACGTGCGCGAGCTGCGGAACGCGATGGAACATGCGGTGCTCCTGTGCAGCGGTGAGGTGATCGAGGTGCCCCACCTCCCGCCAGCGGTGCGGCTCGGCGGGGCAGCAGAGCGTGCAGAGCGTGCAGAGGGGGAGAAGGCCGAGGAGGTCGAGGGGTCGGGGATGCATCCCTCGAAGGGCGCTCCGGTCAATCCCCCGTCGGGGGCTTCGGTGCAGGAGCTGCGTGCGGCGCTCGATGCGATGGAGCGGCAGCGGATCATCGATGCTCTCGACCGCTGCGGGGGAAACCAGACGCGGGCCGCCGAGGAGCTGGGGATCTCCAGGCGCACCCTGGTGAGTCGCCTGGGAGAGTACGGCCTGCCCAGGCCGCGCAAGCGAGGAGCGGAGTAG
- a CDS encoding NCS1 family nucleobase:cation symporter-1 → MSLSNEDLAPTPASQRTWTMWHYAALWVGMAVCIPTYTMASGLIDQGMSWKEAIACVALGNVIVLVPMILNAHPGTRYGVPFPVLARASFGVLGANVPALLRALVACGWFGIQTWIGGQALWKLLVIVAPGVEAPFSSEAFKAAIGIQPGELLGFAVFWAITLHFILKGTESIKFLESWAAPFLVVMGLILLGWAYTRAGGFGPMLAQPSKLDGNFWQVFGPGLTAMVGFWATLSLNIPDFTRYAKSQRDQALGQAIGLPATMVLFSFIGVAVTSATPILFGETIWDPVKLLGRIGGALVLTVSMVGLAVATLSTNLAANVVSPANDFSNVAPAKISYRMGGIITAVIGALIMPWKLIESSQGYIFVWLVGYSALLGPIGGIMIVDYFLVRQKHLDVDELYRRGGAYEYTKGVNWKAMGAMAVAVALNLPGFLAEAVPAWKDAVPPVFKTLYTYAWFVGVLVAGTIYYAWMGRSVPRPAKAEVSAGDATDGPAA, encoded by the coding sequence ATGTCACTCTCCAACGAGGACCTCGCCCCCACGCCCGCGTCGCAGCGGACGTGGACGATGTGGCATTACGCTGCGCTCTGGGTGGGGATGGCGGTCTGCATCCCGACCTACACGATGGCGTCGGGGCTCATCGATCAAGGGATGAGCTGGAAGGAGGCGATCGCCTGCGTCGCCCTCGGCAACGTCATCGTTCTCGTGCCCATGATCCTGAACGCGCACCCGGGGACGCGCTACGGCGTGCCGTTCCCGGTGCTCGCGCGCGCGTCGTTCGGGGTGCTGGGGGCCAACGTGCCCGCCCTCCTGCGCGCGCTGGTGGCGTGCGGCTGGTTCGGGATCCAGACGTGGATCGGGGGGCAGGCGCTCTGGAAGCTGCTGGTCATCGTCGCACCCGGCGTGGAGGCGCCGTTCTCGTCGGAGGCCTTCAAGGCGGCGATCGGGATCCAGCCAGGAGAGCTGCTGGGGTTCGCCGTCTTCTGGGCGATCACCCTGCACTTCATCCTGAAGGGGACGGAGTCGATCAAGTTCCTGGAGAGCTGGGCGGCGCCATTCCTCGTGGTGATGGGGCTCATCCTGCTGGGCTGGGCCTACACCCGCGCCGGGGGCTTCGGCCCGATGCTGGCGCAGCCGTCGAAGCTCGACGGGAATTTCTGGCAGGTGTTCGGCCCCGGTCTCACGGCGATGGTGGGCTTCTGGGCGACGCTCTCGCTGAACATCCCCGACTTCACGCGCTACGCGAAGAGCCAGCGGGACCAGGCGCTCGGTCAGGCCATCGGGCTGCCAGCGACGATGGTGCTGTTCTCGTTCATCGGCGTGGCGGTCACCTCGGCGACGCCGATCCTCTTCGGGGAGACCATCTGGGATCCGGTGAAGCTGCTCGGCAGGATCGGGGGCGCGCTGGTGCTCACGGTGTCGATGGTGGGCCTCGCGGTGGCGACGCTGTCGACGAACCTCGCCGCGAACGTGGTGTCGCCCGCGAACGACTTCTCGAACGTGGCGCCGGCGAAGATCTCGTACCGGATGGGCGGCATCATCACGGCCGTGATCGGCGCGCTGATCATGCCCTGGAAGCTCATCGAGTCGTCCCAGGGGTACATCTTCGTGTGGCTGGTGGGCTACTCGGCGCTGCTGGGGCCCATCGGCGGGATCATGATCGTCGACTACTTCCTGGTGCGGCAGAAGCACCTGGACGTGGACGAGCTCTACCGCCGCGGGGGCGCCTACGAGTACACGAAGGGGGTGAACTGGAAGGCGATGGGAGCGATGGCGGTCGCGGTCGCGCTGAACCTGCCAGGGTTCCTCGCGGAGGCGGTCCCCGCGTGGAAGGATGCCGTCCCCCCGGTGTTCAAGACGCTCTACACGTACGCGTGGTTCGTGGGGGTGCTCGTGGCCGGGACGATCTATTACGCCTGGATGGGCCGCTCGGTGCCCCGCCCCGCGAAGGCCGAGGTGAGCGCGGGTGATGCCACCGACGGGCCGGCTGCCTGA
- the preA gene encoding NAD-dependent dihydropyrimidine dehydrogenase subunit PreA yields the protein MADLSINFAGIKSPNPFWLASAPPANTGDQVMRAFDVGWGGAVWKTLGNPIVNVSSRFWANDYGGMRMMGLNNIELITDRPLEVNLREMREVKRRYPKHTVIASLMVDTKEEWREIIQKVEDVGVDGLELNFGCPHGMCERGMGSAVGAEPKVLQEIAGWAVEFAKTPVIIKLTPNVGDIVEPGEAVARSGAHAISLINTVKSIMAVDLDRMVPLPRVGNASTNGGYCGPAVKPIALHMLGELTRNPLVNRLPISGIGGISNWRDAAEFIALGATSVQVCTAVMHYGYRIVEDMLEGLSDFLDEKGMKSVEELRGRAVQSYAHWGDLDLRYQVLADIDPAKCIGCQLCYAACMDGAHQCIHLPGRTEEESRKAGHTHIPSHIPDRLALGKGAPAGARVPFVDEVECIGCNLCTLVCPVSGCITMKEVPTDKPAETWNDRVKRGDDVVPGGLDATAAARASRAVRDPA from the coding sequence ATGGCCGATCTGTCGATCAATTTCGCGGGCATCAAGAGCCCCAACCCCTTCTGGCTCGCCTCGGCGCCACCGGCCAACACCGGGGACCAGGTGATGCGCGCCTTCGACGTGGGCTGGGGAGGGGCCGTGTGGAAGACGCTCGGCAACCCGATCGTCAACGTCTCCAGCCGCTTCTGGGCCAACGACTACGGCGGCATGCGGATGATGGGGCTCAACAACATCGAGCTGATCACCGACCGCCCGCTGGAGGTGAACCTCCGCGAGATGCGCGAGGTGAAGCGCCGCTACCCCAAGCACACGGTCATCGCGTCGCTGATGGTCGACACCAAGGAGGAGTGGCGGGAGATCATCCAGAAGGTCGAGGACGTCGGCGTGGACGGGCTGGAGCTGAACTTCGGCTGCCCGCACGGCATGTGCGAGCGCGGCATGGGCTCCGCGGTCGGCGCCGAGCCCAAGGTGCTCCAGGAGATCGCGGGCTGGGCGGTGGAGTTCGCGAAGACGCCGGTGATCATCAAGCTCACCCCGAACGTGGGCGACATCGTGGAGCCCGGAGAGGCCGTGGCACGCTCGGGCGCCCACGCGATCTCGCTGATCAACACGGTGAAGTCGATCATGGCGGTGGACCTGGATCGCATGGTGCCGCTGCCGCGCGTGGGGAACGCCTCCACGAACGGCGGCTACTGCGGCCCGGCGGTGAAGCCGATCGCGCTGCACATGCTCGGAGAGCTGACCCGGAACCCGCTGGTGAACCGGCTGCCGATCTCCGGCATCGGCGGTATCTCGAACTGGCGTGACGCGGCGGAGTTCATCGCCCTCGGGGCGACCAGCGTGCAGGTGTGCACCGCGGTGATGCACTACGGCTACCGGATCGTGGAGGACATGCTGGAAGGCCTCAGCGACTTCCTCGACGAGAAGGGGATGAAGTCGGTGGAGGAGCTGCGAGGCCGCGCCGTGCAGAGCTACGCGCACTGGGGCGATCTCGATCTTCGCTACCAGGTGCTCGCCGACATCGATCCCGCGAAATGCATCGGCTGCCAGCTCTGCTACGCCGCGTGCATGGACGGGGCGCACCAGTGCATCCACCTGCCAGGGCGCACCGAGGAGGAGTCGCGCAAGGCCGGGCACACCCATATCCCCAGCCACATTCCTGATCGGCTGGCGCTGGGGAAAGGCGCTCCCGCGGGCGCGCGCGTGCCCTTCGTGGACGAGGTGGAGTGCATCGGGTGCAACCTCTGCACGCTCGTGTGCCCGGTCTCCGGCTGCATCACGATGAAAGAGGTGCCGACCGACAAGCCCGCCGAGACGTGGAACGATCGCGTCAAGCGCGGCGACGACGTGGTCCCTGGTGGGCTCGACGCCACGGCTGCAGCCCGCGCGAGCCGCGCCGTCCGCGATCCTGCCTGA
- a CDS encoding FAD-dependent oxidoreductase, whose product MSHASDATKGAGNGEPESAKRAFDSLSGALSPGRVEEQYEDKHPRYTEGEAIAEANRCLYCVDAPCISACPTAIDIPTFIHKISTGNVRGAARTILTANLLGQSCSQVCPVEVLCAGSCVYNAWEREPIKIGRLQRYAVETALEKNPALFPKKAPTGKRVACIGAGPASLAVAGWLALEGHQAVIFEKKPLPGGLNTLGVAPYKMKADESLREIDWLLSLGDVELRSGVSVVAEPKEAGEVAAASLLKEYDAVFLGLGLGDDSKLNIPGEAGDGVVGAVAFVERLKVDPALAVEGVRRAAVIGGGNTALDVAHELALLGIDVALVYRRSRAEMTGYAHELDGARVDGARLIENRAPVEVLREGERVVGLRLARTEGGRPVAGGEEVLPVDLVAVSIGQSRVTQLALAFEGVELDGKGRLVVDKATGRTGNPRVWSGGDCVNGGDLVVTAVADGKRAAQSIHALLVDAKASVGG is encoded by the coding sequence ATGAGTCATGCGTCCGATGCCACGAAGGGAGCCGGGAACGGCGAGCCGGAGAGCGCGAAGCGGGCCTTCGATTCGCTGAGCGGAGCGCTTTCCCCGGGGCGGGTCGAGGAGCAGTACGAGGACAAGCACCCGCGGTACACCGAGGGCGAAGCGATTGCAGAGGCCAATCGCTGCCTCTACTGCGTGGACGCGCCCTGCATCAGCGCGTGCCCCACGGCGATCGACATTCCCACCTTCATTCACAAGATCTCGACGGGCAACGTGCGGGGCGCGGCGCGCACCATTCTCACGGCGAACCTGCTCGGGCAATCGTGCAGCCAGGTCTGCCCGGTGGAGGTGCTGTGCGCCGGTTCCTGCGTGTACAACGCGTGGGAGCGCGAGCCGATCAAGATCGGGCGCTTGCAGCGCTACGCGGTGGAGACGGCGCTGGAGAAGAACCCGGCGCTGTTCCCGAAGAAGGCGCCCACGGGCAAGCGGGTCGCGTGCATCGGCGCGGGGCCGGCGTCGCTGGCGGTGGCGGGCTGGCTGGCGCTCGAGGGGCACCAGGCGGTGATCTTCGAGAAGAAGCCGCTCCCTGGCGGGCTGAACACGCTGGGCGTGGCGCCGTACAAGATGAAGGCGGACGAGTCGCTCCGCGAGATCGACTGGCTGCTGTCGCTCGGGGACGTGGAGCTGCGCTCCGGGGTCTCGGTGGTGGCCGAGCCGAAGGAAGCCGGGGAGGTCGCGGCGGCGAGCCTGCTGAAGGAGTACGACGCGGTGTTCCTCGGGCTCGGCCTCGGGGATGACTCGAAGCTGAACATCCCTGGCGAAGCCGGCGACGGCGTCGTGGGTGCGGTGGCCTTCGTGGAGCGGCTCAAGGTCGACCCCGCCTTGGCGGTGGAAGGCGTGCGCCGGGCTGCGGTCATCGGCGGCGGGAACACGGCGCTCGACGTGGCGCACGAGCTGGCGTTGCTCGGGATCGACGTCGCGCTGGTGTACCGGCGCAGCCGGGCGGAGATGACGGGCTACGCCCACGAGCTGGACGGGGCGCGCGTCGACGGGGCGCGGCTCATCGAGAACCGAGCGCCGGTCGAGGTGCTGCGGGAGGGGGAGCGCGTGGTCGGTCTGCGCCTCGCCCGCACCGAAGGGGGGCGTCCGGTGGCCGGGGGCGAAGAGGTGCTGCCGGTCGATCTGGTGGCCGTGTCCATCGGGCAGAGCCGGGTCACCCAGCTCGCGCTGGCGTTCGAGGGGGTCGAGCTCGATGGCAAAGGGCGCCTGGTGGTCGACAAGGCCACGGGTCGCACCGGGAATCCGAGGGTCTGGAGCGGGGGGGACTGCGTGAACGGCGGGGATCTGGTGGTCACCGCGGTCGCCGACGGAAAGCGCGCTGCCCAATCGATCCACGCTCTGCTCGTCGACGCCAAGGCGTCGGTGGGAGGCTGA
- the hydA gene encoding dihydropyrimidinase — MGILIKNGEIITASDRFVADVYCEEGRISAVAPGLEKQRADDTVIDASGQIILPGGVDAHVHMELPFMGTESSDDFETGTAAGVAGGTTTIIDFVIPSRGQHLLDGYAMWMEKAKKSVSDYAFHMAVTWFSDRTLTEMETCVRDHGITSFKTFMAYRGAIGIEDPELIQVMEKSATLGSLVTVHAEHGDAVVALQKKFLREGKTEPKYHAMSRPAPVEGEATARAIMLARMMGNPVYIVHVTCKEAVDAIVEARTRGQVVMAETCPQYLLLDDSVYEKPDFEGAAYVMSPPIRPKGHQDALWAAVAAGHIQTVATDHCPFNQVGQKDMGKDNFARIPNGAAGIENRLGLLWTAGVVEGRFDVHKFVDLFATQPAKIFGLYPRKGAVVPGADADIVVFDPHATDVISAKTHHHRCDRSIFEGFQVKGKPSHVIVNGRVQFKEGKLDVQRGAGRYLPRQIHTFPKPVQS; from the coding sequence ATGGGCATTCTGATCAAGAACGGCGAGATCATCACGGCCAGCGACCGTTTCGTGGCCGACGTCTATTGCGAGGAAGGCCGTATTTCGGCGGTCGCTCCAGGGCTCGAGAAGCAACGCGCCGACGATACCGTCATCGACGCCTCGGGGCAGATCATCCTGCCCGGGGGCGTCGATGCGCACGTACACATGGAGCTTCCGTTCATGGGAACGGAGAGCTCCGATGATTTCGAGACGGGGACCGCGGCGGGTGTGGCCGGCGGGACGACGACGATCATCGATTTCGTGATTCCCTCCCGCGGGCAGCACCTGCTCGACGGGTATGCGATGTGGATGGAGAAGGCGAAGAAGTCGGTCTCCGATTACGCCTTCCACATGGCGGTGACCTGGTTCAGTGACCGCACGCTCACGGAGATGGAGACGTGCGTGCGGGACCACGGCATCACGTCCTTCAAGACCTTCATGGCGTACCGGGGCGCAATCGGGATCGAGGACCCCGAGCTGATCCAGGTCATGGAAAAGTCGGCGACCCTCGGCTCGCTGGTCACCGTGCATGCCGAGCACGGCGACGCGGTGGTGGCCTTGCAGAAGAAGTTCCTGCGCGAGGGGAAGACCGAGCCGAAGTACCACGCGATGAGCCGGCCGGCGCCCGTGGAGGGCGAGGCGACGGCGCGCGCGATCATGCTGGCGCGCATGATGGGCAACCCGGTCTACATCGTCCACGTCACCTGCAAGGAGGCGGTGGATGCGATCGTGGAGGCGAGAACGCGCGGGCAGGTGGTGATGGCGGAGACGTGTCCCCAGTACCTGCTCCTCGACGACTCGGTGTACGAGAAGCCCGATTTCGAGGGCGCGGCGTACGTCATGAGCCCGCCCATCCGACCGAAGGGGCACCAGGACGCGCTGTGGGCGGCGGTGGCCGCGGGGCACATCCAGACGGTGGCCACCGACCATTGCCCGTTCAATCAGGTGGGGCAGAAGGACATGGGGAAGGACAACTTCGCCCGGATCCCCAATGGCGCGGCCGGCATCGAGAATCGCCTGGGCCTTCTGTGGACGGCGGGCGTGGTCGAGGGGCGCTTCGACGTGCACAAGTTCGTGGACCTGTTCGCCACCCAGCCGGCGAAGATCTTCGGGCTCTACCCGCGGAAGGGCGCCGTCGTGCCAGGGGCCGACGCGGACATCGTGGTGTTCGATCCCCACGCGACCGACGTGATCAGCGCGAAGACGCACCACCACCGCTGTGACCGGAGCATCTTCGAGGGCTTCCAGGTCAAGGGCAAGCCGAGCCATGTCATCGTGAACGGCCGCGTGCAGTTCAAGGAAGGCAAGCTCGACGTGCAGCGCGGGGCCGGGCGTTACCTCCCCCGTCAGATTCATACCTTCCCCAAGCCGGTGCAGAGCTGA
- a CDS encoding nitrilase-related carbon-nitrogen hydrolase: MARKVIGGQIQCSNPINDPSASVATVREAMIEKHVPLIEEAGKKGVQILSLQEIFYGPYFCPSQDSRWCDIAETVPGPTIERMAEYAKKYQMAMIVPVYEREMAGVYYNTAAVIDADGTYLGKYRKNHIPQTSGFWEKYYFKPGNLGYPTFQTRYARVGVYICYDRHFPEGARLLGLNGAEIVFNPSATVAGLSQYLWKLEQPAHAVANGYYIAASNRVGTEGPWNIGKFYGTSYFCDPRGNFLAVGSEDNDELVVAEMDLDLIEEVRRTWQFYRDRRPETYENMVKLLP, from the coding sequence ATGGCAAGGAAGGTCATCGGCGGGCAGATTCAGTGTTCGAATCCGATCAATGACCCGAGCGCGTCGGTCGCGACCGTGCGCGAGGCGATGATCGAGAAGCACGTGCCCCTCATCGAGGAGGCGGGGAAGAAGGGCGTCCAGATCCTCTCCCTCCAGGAGATCTTCTACGGCCCGTATTTCTGCCCGTCCCAGGATTCGCGATGGTGCGACATCGCGGAGACCGTGCCCGGGCCGACCATCGAGCGGATGGCGGAGTACGCGAAGAAGTACCAGATGGCGATGATCGTCCCCGTCTACGAGCGGGAGATGGCGGGTGTTTATTACAACACCGCGGCCGTGATCGATGCCGATGGCACCTATCTCGGCAAGTACCGGAAGAACCACATCCCCCAGACCTCGGGCTTCTGGGAGAAGTACTATTTCAAGCCGGGCAATCTCGGGTATCCGACGTTCCAGACCCGCTATGCGCGCGTCGGCGTGTACATCTGCTACGATCGCCATTTCCCCGAGGGGGCGCGCCTTCTCGGCCTGAATGGGGCAGAGATCGTGTTCAATCCCTCGGCCACGGTGGCGGGGCTCTCGCAGTACCTGTGGAAGCTGGAGCAGCCGGCGCACGCGGTGGCGAATGGGTATTACATTGCCGCGTCGAACCGCGTCGGCACGGAAGGGCCCTGGAACATCGGCAAGTTCTACGGGACGAGCTACTTCTGTGATCCCCGGGGCAATTTCCTCGCCGTCGGGAGCGAGGACAACGACGAGCTGGTCGTGGCCGAGATGGACCTCGACCTCATCGAGGAGGTGCGGCGAACGTGGCAGTTCTACCGTGATCGCCGCCCCGAGACCTACGAGAACATGGTCAAGCTGCTCCCCTGA